The proteins below come from a single Salvelinus fontinalis isolate EN_2023a chromosome 1, ASM2944872v1, whole genome shotgun sequence genomic window:
- the LOC129848106 gene encoding gastric inhibitory polypeptide-like, whose product MKVALFSLVVLCLAGMLHAEVLSQSDENSLTENGQGLGRRYAESTIASDMSKIMDSMVQKNFVNFLLNQREKKSMSNVTPEEDPEARLYNNLLKMLALCIRSKGQIH is encoded by the exons ATGAAGGTAGCTTTGTTTTCACTGGTGGTTCTCTGCCTGGCTGGGATGCTGCATGCTGAAGTCCTGTCCCAGTCTGACGAGAACAG TCTCACAGAAAATGGACAGGGTTTGGGGAGAAGATATGCAGAGTCAACCATCGCCAGTGACATGAGCAAAATCATGGACTCCATGGTGCAGAAGAATTTTGTCAACTTCCTGCTCaaccagagagagaaaaagagcat GTCTAATGTCACTCCAGAGGAAGATCCAGAGGCTCGGCTGTACAACAATCTCCTGAAAATGCTTGCACTGTGCATTCGCAGCAAGGGACAGATCCAT TGA